A single Deinococcus sp. YIM 134068 DNA region contains:
- a CDS encoding glutamine--tRNA ligase/YqeY domain fusion protein, which produces MTGPDSTTGGDTAGTVPRVAPNFITEVIERDLSAGKYPGVVTRFPPEPNGYLHLGHTFASFLDFQTAVQYGGRYHLRLDDTNPEGESEEFAQGIQDDLAWLGWDWGPNLYYASDNFGRYYGYAERLIEMGRAYVDSVSGEEMARLRGSATEAGTPSPYRDRSVGENLDLFRRMRAGEFPDGAHVLRAKIDLASPNMKLRDPVLYRILRATHYRAGDEWCIYPMYDFQHPLQDALEGVTHSMCSLEFVDNRAIYDWLMETLGFSPRPHQYEFGRRSLEYTVVSKRKLRQLVQGGVVSGWDDPRMPTLRAQRRLGVTPEAVRAFASGIGVSRTNRTVDIAVYENAVRDDLNHRAPRVMAVLDPVRVVIGNVPAGETRTLSLPYWPHDVIRDSPDGLVALPTGERVAPEQAVRDVPLTRELYIEREDFNPEPPKGYKRLTVGGTVRLRGAGIIRADSFETDDAGQVTTIQATLLGEEAKAAGVVHWVSAAHALPAEFRLYDRLFRVPHPEGENPDDIAPPFDPERMSHENEAAPVDAGFLRFLNPHSLRVTRGYVEPSVAGDPADTRYQFERQGYFWRDPVDSREDALVFGRIITLKDTWGREQKAEGGGPRAEKPVAKVDAPQPTPHSPQPLTAGQEAEVARLTAGGVAEAEARTLARDAVLGAFFAEANAGEHAAQIAGWTVNDLAPALRAGESRIRAADLPALAGLLAGGQISTRIAKDVLVRAAGSGEAPAAIVEREGLRVVTDTGALEAAIREVMDANPDKVAAYRGGKTGLMGFFTGQVMRATGGKADPKVVAELLGAALGG; this is translated from the coding sequence ATGACCGGGCCAGACAGCACCACGGGCGGGGACACGGCGGGCACCGTTCCCCGCGTCGCCCCCAATTTCATCACGGAAGTCATCGAGCGCGACCTCTCGGCTGGCAAGTACCCAGGGGTCGTGACCCGCTTTCCGCCCGAGCCGAACGGCTATCTGCACCTGGGGCACACCTTCGCGTCGTTCCTCGACTTCCAGACCGCCGTGCAGTACGGGGGCCGCTACCACCTGCGGCTGGACGACACCAACCCGGAAGGTGAGAGCGAGGAGTTCGCGCAGGGCATTCAGGACGACCTCGCGTGGCTGGGCTGGGACTGGGGGCCGAACCTCTACTACGCCTCGGATAACTTCGGGCGGTACTACGGGTACGCCGAGCGCCTGATCGAGATGGGCCGGGCCTACGTGGATTCCGTGAGCGGCGAGGAGATGGCCCGCCTGCGCGGCAGCGCCACCGAGGCGGGCACGCCCAGCCCGTACCGCGACCGCTCCGTGGGGGAGAACCTCGACCTCTTCCGGCGGATGCGCGCGGGCGAGTTCCCCGACGGTGCCCACGTCCTGCGTGCGAAGATCGACCTCGCCTCCCCCAACATGAAGCTGCGCGACCCGGTGCTCTACCGCATCCTGCGCGCCACGCACTACCGGGCGGGCGATGAGTGGTGCATCTACCCCATGTACGACTTCCAGCACCCGCTTCAGGACGCGCTGGAGGGTGTGACCCATTCCATGTGCAGCCTGGAGTTCGTGGACAACCGGGCGATCTACGACTGGCTGATGGAGACGCTGGGCTTTTCGCCGCGCCCCCACCAGTACGAGTTCGGGCGGCGCAGTCTGGAATACACGGTGGTCAGCAAGCGCAAGCTCCGCCAGCTCGTGCAGGGGGGTGTGGTGAGCGGCTGGGACGACCCCCGGATGCCCACCCTGCGCGCCCAGCGGCGGCTCGGCGTGACGCCGGAGGCCGTGCGCGCCTTCGCCTCGGGCATCGGGGTGAGCCGCACGAACCGCACCGTGGACATCGCCGTGTACGAGAACGCCGTGCGCGACGACCTCAACCACCGCGCCCCCCGCGTGATGGCCGTCCTCGACCCCGTGCGCGTGGTGATCGGGAACGTTCCGGCAGGGGAGACGCGCACCCTCTCCCTCCCCTACTGGCCGCATGACGTGATCCGCGACTCGCCGGACGGCCTCGTGGCCCTGCCGACGGGTGAACGGGTGGCCCCCGAACAGGCCGTGCGCGACGTGCCCCTCACCCGCGAGCTGTACATCGAGCGCGAGGACTTCAACCCCGAGCCGCCCAAGGGGTACAAGCGCCTCACGGTGGGCGGTACGGTGCGTCTGCGCGGGGCCGGAATCATCCGGGCCGACTCGTTCGAGACGGACGACGCCGGGCAGGTGACGACCATTCAGGCGACCCTGCTCGGTGAGGAGGCGAAGGCCGCCGGGGTCGTCCACTGGGTCAGCGCCGCGCACGCCCTCCCCGCCGAGTTCCGCCTGTACGACCGCCTCTTCCGCGTGCCCCACCCCGAGGGCGAGAACCCCGACGACATCGCCCCGCCCTTCGACCCCGAACGGATGAGCCACGAGAACGAGGCCGCGCCCGTGGACGCCGGATTCCTGCGCTTCCTCAACCCGCACAGCCTGCGCGTGACGCGCGGGTACGTCGAGCCGAGCGTGGCGGGCGACCCGGCGGACACCCGCTACCAGTTCGAGCGGCAGGGGTACTTCTGGCGCGATCCGGTGGACAGCCGGGAGGACGCGCTGGTGTTCGGGCGCATCATCACCTTGAAGGACACGTGGGGGAGGGAGCAGAAGGCCGAAGGCGGAGGGCCGAGGGCGGAGAAGCCGGTGGCGAAGGTCGACGCTCCACAGCCCACTCCCCACTCCCCACAGCCCCTCACCGCCGGGCAGGAGGCCGAGGTCGCCCGCCTCACCGCTGGGGGCGTGGCCGAGGCCGAGGCGCGGACGCTGGCGCGGGACGCGGTGCTGGGCGCGTTCTTCGCGGAGGCAAATGCGGGCGAACACGCCGCGCAGATCGCCGGGTGGACCGTGAACGATCTCGCCCCTGCCCTGCGCGCCGGCGAGAGCCGCATCCGGGCCGCCGACCTCCCCGCGCTCGCGGGCCTGCTCGCGGGCGGGCAGATCAGCACCCGCATCGCCAAAGATGTGCTCGTCCGCGCCGCCGGGTCGGGCGAGGCCCCCGCCGCCATCGTCGAGCGCGAGGGCCTGCGCGTCGTGACGGACACGGGTGCCCTCGAGGCCGCCATCCGCGAGGTCATGGACGCCAACCCCGATAAGGTGGCCGCGTACCGGGGCGGCAAGACGGGGCTGATGGGCTTCTTCACCGGTCAGGTCATGCGCGCCACGGGCGGGAAGGCCGACCCGAAGGTGGTTGCCGAACTGCTGGGAGCGGCACTCGGCGGCTGA
- a CDS encoding GNAT family N-acetyltransferase translates to MTRTTPSPVTVRRVTDPADPALEAFGHIQEASYYAPDMLIPPGVFPHLVAGRGGREDRILVAEDEAGAVLGGTVYHLLPRAGFSSFVAVSPAARGRGVARAIHRAKLGEVRARGLAGLFADSVFAGRQDTEARVAEARVGTDPLARRRALHALGYRTVDAPYWQPVGGPDGSPLTDLDLLFHPLDGGDTVETALVTETLRAYWDAWLGRKRAAREAAALTERAGHPDALALLSATQTPRYWRR, encoded by the coding sequence ATGACCCGCACCACCCCCTCCCCCGTGACCGTCCGCCGCGTCACCGACCCCGCCGACCCGGCCCTGGAGGCGTTCGGCCACATTCAGGAGGCGAGCTACTACGCCCCCGACATGCTCATCCCGCCGGGGGTCTTTCCGCACCTCGTCGCCGGGCGGGGTGGGCGCGAGGACCGCATCCTGGTCGCCGAGGACGAGGCGGGTGCCGTGCTGGGCGGCACGGTGTATCACCTGCTGCCACGGGCGGGCTTCAGCTCCTTCGTTGCGGTCTCGCCCGCCGCACGGGGCCGGGGGGTCGCCCGCGCCATTCACCGCGCCAAGCTGGGGGAGGTGCGGGCGCGGGGGCTGGCCGGACTCTTCGCCGACAGCGTGTTCGCCGGGCGGCAGGACACCGAGGCCCGCGTGGCGGAGGCCCGCGTCGGCACCGATCCGCTCGCCCGCCGCCGTGCGCTACACGCGCTGGGCTACCGCACCGTGGACGCACCGTACTGGCAACCCGTCGGCGGCCCGGACGGCAGCCCCCTCACCGACCTCGACCTCCTCTTCCACCCGCTGGACGGCGGAGACACGGTGGAGACGGCACTAGTGACGGAAACGCTGCGCGCCTACTGGGACGCCTGGCTGGGGAGGAAGAGGGCCGCAAGGGAGGCCGCTGCCCTCACCGAACGGGCGGGCCACCCCGACGCGCTCGCGCTGCTGTCCGCGACGCAGACGCCGAGGTACTGGAGGAGGTGA